From the genome of Alkalimarinus coralli:
GCAGCAGGACAAAATACTCGCAAGCTCGCATTTTGCCTCTGCTGCAGGCGTTAGGCCCTAAAAGAAAGGAAGCTCTAGAGTATGCTCCATGAAAAAATACCTAGCCAATCATCTCCTCGAAGAGGTAGTGATGACTATTGGGATAGAGGAGATGCAATAGTATGTGCAGGAGAAACTGTTAAAGGTGCGCATTTGCCAAGCTTTAGGTATTTTGAAAATGGCTTCGCAAGAGATAGGAAAAATTGTTATTGCATGGGGCGTAAATTACGTGGCGCGATTTCTGATTCCTTAAAGGTTTTAAATTATTGCTACGTTACAGATGGCCAAGGAGTTTGGACTCTAGGAGGCCAAATAAAAGATGCTGACGCTGAGAGTTTGATGGTTTGTGATGATGGTTATAAGCAACTAAGTGGCGGTGGTAAAGTACCATTTGGCTATGCCAAAGATAAAAATTGCGTTTACTATTTTAATTTTCAGGGTAAACCAAAAAAGCTGGCAAAAGCGAATCCAGATACTTTCATGTCACTAAACGATGGACTCTTTGGAAAAGATGACAAGTCAGTATTTTTTGGTTCTTTTCGTCTTGTTGGTGCTAAATTAGATTCGTGGGTAAAATTAGATGGCCATTACAGCAAGGATCAGAAAAAGGTATTCTCCGGCAATCGTGTAGTCAAAAATGCAATTATTGATACTTTCGAAGTAGACCCATTATTTAATTTCCTAGCTAAAGACCATGTTCATTTCTATCGAAATGACAATGAAATATCAGAGGCCGACTATGTCCGTATTAAATCCCGAACATAGTGCCAATAAAGGCCTAACCAAAAGCAGCAACGGACTCCATAATCTGTCGCGGTTTTTGCAAAGAAACGCAAAAAGCCCCGCCAAATTATTCCGCCGTTGTGCTTGGCGTTAGGCAATGTGAATTCACAAGGAAAGCACAATAAATGAATTTAGAACTCCCAAAGGCATTAGTGTTATGGTCAAAACAAAATGACCATGCTGGTTTTATGTTGTTATCAATTGAGCAAGGCATACAAAAGGGAGAATGTGTGTTTATGCTTTCCCCATCTTCAATTGAAGGTATTGAAAGTCAAATGGGTATCGTTGTTTCAGAATTAAAAGAGCAGGGCGAACATGACTTTTCAATTAGTTTAAATGAGTCAGGTATAGATATCTGTGTAGAACCAACTGATTTACCCGTAATTACATTTAAACTTAATAATGAGTTTTCGGGAGATGTATTTACCGAGTTTGATGGTAAAGTACAATGTATTGGTTCAGTAGAACCGGCAAAGAAAAATGCCTAACATCTATATGACCGGTGTTTGTCAAGGGCACAAATCTCCGTAGGCCCCCAAGGAAAAGGACTCGGAATTTTAACTGTCCCCTGAGTCCTGTTTTTTCTACTGCTGTCGATTCTTTCATCACCGTAGTCAGCTCAGAAGAACTGCTCACAAACATCTATCGAGGTTCTGCTGAAGGTTTCCCTTCAGTATGTACCTACCTTGAAGCCAAGGCGATACCCTAGAAATCAATCGGTTACCCTTGGTTCCGGCGCTTCAAAAGTCGGGCTCGCTTTACAACCTGCGTCCAGTTACAGCTCACTCGGTCAAGGGGCAGTTCCAAAACAAATCAGGGCGGTACAACATACTGTCCATTCAAGGCAGAGGTGGTTCGCGTATCGTCCAATTAAGAGGCGTGAAGTTCAAGACTTAGGACGTTAACCCCTTATACTCTGGCTCACGCTTGACACCAACAGTTATACGTTGGGGCTCAGTATGTTGTACCTAAACTAAGCGTTAAAAAAATATTTAATATCGAAAGCGTCATTCCTCTTGAGAATAAAATAAACCGCACGACCGAGCTTGTGGGCTAGCATGGAGATTGCCTTGCCTTTACCGTGTTTTCGAGAGTTCTTTTCAATAAACTTTTTTGCCTGAGGGCTTTCTCGTATCAACAGCACAGCCGCTTCGCTGAAGGCCCACTTGAGATGAGCATTGCCAATTTTACCACCGGAATAACCGTAGTTTTTACCTGCAGATTCTTTGGCGCACTTAACCAGACGAGAGTATGAACAGAAGTCCTGCACGGTAGGAAATCGATGAATGTCCTGAATCTCATATAGAATGGTTAACGCGAGAACTAATCCAATTCCCGGCACAGTTTGCAAACGATAGAACGCGCGAGGGTCGTACTGCTTGGCATGTTTAACGATAAAGCGCTCAATGGCGACGATTTTCTCTTGCAAGATATCCATCGTGCCGATATCAGTCTCAACATTCATTCGTACCGCGGGGTCTTTAAAGCGTTCGATAATATGAAGGCGGTTGCCTTTCTTACTAATCTGCTTTTCGAACGGCGGTAAATTGTACTGATAGTTGGTGATGGAGATATGAGCCTGCACTTCACCTTTTAGATGAACCAGGTAGCAACGACGGCGCATCAGATCACGGATAGGGCGAGCTTCAGGCGGGTAGACATATGCCATAGGAAAGTTCTTGCCCAACATAATGCGGGCAATCTTCTCGGAGTCGATTTTGTCATTCTTAGTTTTACCGCCATGAATGCACTTCATATAAAGAGCATGACCGAGGATAAATTTAATTCCCTGTTGATGACAGACATCAGCAATCCAGTACCAGGAGAAAATACACTCAACGCCGACTACAAGGTCTTCCCGATAGGGCTGAATTAAATCAAGGAAGGTTTGGGCGTCAGTCGGTATATTCTTGTGAATCAGAATGTTAGCCTTCTGATCAAGGATGCAGACAAACATCATTTTGGTATGTAAGTCGATACCACAGTGAAATTTGTGCTGTTTAGTATAGAATTTCATAATGATGGCCTCCTGAGGTATGTGCCTTTGAGCACGTTACATCTTGGATGGTAGTTCAACCTACCAAGCCCGAAAATCCTTGGGAGGTCATCATTAGTATCAAGTGCATCTTGCGGACACTCACTACGCGCGGTCTTTTGTGCATGGCTTCGCCATTGTTGCACAAAATTCCGCACTCCGTTCGTGCGCGCAAATGCAGGCGTTAGATTCATTATGTATTCTGAACATCAAGCAAGGGAAAAGTTCTTAGCCTTTATAAATAGGAAAATTGGCGGAACCGAGAAAGAATTCGAGATCAAGAATATTCGTTTATCTGATCGCAAAGACTATTGGATAATTGGTGCCAATGCTATCTCTCCAATGCATCAAGCAGGAGGGGGGTACGGCTATCTACTAGATGTCTTCAGCCGCGACACTAACAAGACACTCACTCTATAAAAAATCAATAACTCATCATTCATTCGATATTTCGCTCTCAATAACGTGAAAAAGAGTAAGTCAACAGGCCATTACTCGCTTCCTGTTGGAGTCTGATAGACATTTTGTAAGGTTGACGAAAAACCCGGTCAGTCCGAGATCGTCATGAATCCTCAGGCGAAAGCCTGATCATCTTGGTAGGTAAGACCAAAACACGTTATCAGGCTGACAATAACTCCCTACAACGTTGCAACCCTCTATGACGTTGGTAACCCAGTGCCTGATAAGCCTCTTTCACCTAACTGTTAATATGGGTGTCTTGTTAACTGTTTACATTTCTTGTAAATGGGGCTGGTTAAATATCCAGTGTTGAGCAGGTGCTGTCAACTGTTAATATGGGTGTCTCGTTTAATCCGTTTAATCTATCTACGGGATCGTTATACGCAATAGGATATTTATGCTTACAACAACAATTCAGCCAAGGTTTAATGACACTGATGCCTTAGGTCATATAAGCAACACATCATTTCCTGTTTGGTTTGAGGAAGCTAGAACCGCTTTATTTGAAATATTTCATCCTTCTCTAGATATTGAGACTTGGCCTCTGATTTTGGCTAAGACAGAGATTGATTTCCTAGCTCAAACTTATTGGGGCAGTGAGGTTAAAATAACAACATATATAGGAAAGCTTGGTAGTTCGTCCTGTCACATTATTCAAGAGGCACGACAAAAAGAAAAGTTAGTTGCTAGAGGTCTAGCTATATTGATCTATTTTGATTATGAAACTAATAAATCCGTTAGTATTCCTCAAGATATTCGAGAGAAATTATCTCAACATCTAGTTAAAAAATAGGCGCATTGTTCGTGTTCTACAAGAGTAGACTTTCCAGTATCAAATTTCTCAAACGCTGAATGGTTAATTTCAAAAAGACTAAGTAAGTCGCAAGAATTACTGAATAATTCTAATCTCAATGTAACAGAAGTAGCGGCGGAAGTTGGTTACGAAAATATATCTCATTTTATTGCAGCGTATAAAAAGAAGTATGTAGACTACGGACAAAAAATCTCTTTAGCGTCAATATAAACTAGTTCGCTAAACCCTTTTGACTCCAAATGTTTTTTCAAGCTTTCATGAATGATGATTTCACCCATGCCTTTCGCTATTCGAAACATTAGCATCCCCGTTACTGGTTTTGGGGCTAGCCCCAGCTCTTCAGCCGAGTTGCTAAATAGTTTTTTATCACCAATGTAAACGTTTCCTTCGCCTGCGGGCTTTACGACGCTAATAAGATTAAATGCTTTAAAGCCGGTATGTTTTACTTCATCGTCTTCTGTTTCTAAAGTGGCATCGTAAGTGATGATATTGCTAACACCCGCTTCCTTCAAAGCCTCTATAAATTCATTACTGGCTACAGGGAGGCTATCATAATAGTTAAGGGGCGTTCCTTCTTCATAGCCCTCCTGAATATATACCGGAATGGGTACCTTTGGCTCCTCGGTAAAGGGTGTGCCAAAACACCAATCATCGTTAAGATCATTTGGTAAATCAGGCATATTGCAAAGCATCATGCCATTCTCAACAGAATCAATGCTAGATGACAACATGTAGTAATTATCTTTTTCCATTTTCCCTCATACTTCAAATCATTCCTTTAAATTTACCATTTTATTAGGCATCTAGTTATACTGTCTACTTCTCCATTAATGAGACTGTGTGGACTTTCAAGGCTTTGATAGAGGGCGGCTAATACCTCGCTCCAAACGCTAGCTGTTTTAGCGTTCCCCGCTGACTGCCTGGCCACTCGTTCAAATAACACCTATAGAATTTTATTACCAAGATAGAGAAATCGTTAATGTTAAATCAGCTTAACCAATGGGAGTATAAAACTTCCGCTGGATTTACTGTCCGAGGTTTTCATACCGAGGTGACTGGGAAACCTGTTATTCACTTTGTTCATGGCAATGGCTATTGCGGTTTGGTTTATGAGGAAATGCTGCGGCCGTTAACTGAGCACTATGATATCTTTATTAGCGATATCCAGGGCCATGGTGATAGTGATATTGGAGGGCATTTTCGAGGCTGGAACCGGAATGCCGAACTCTGTGCAGAGGTTTGGCAGCACTACCGTCAAACGCTTTGGTCCGATGTACAATCAGTTGCAATGGGGCATAGTTTTGGTGGTGTGATATCTACTTTGATGATGGTAAATAACCCGTCTCTGTTTGATCAAGGGGTATTGTTAGACCCGGTTTTTCTCAACAAAACACTGATGAGGTTTGTTGTGTTATCTGAGCCTTTTGGGTTGCTGAAATTTAGCTCTCTGGCTCGCAGAGCAAAAAGTAGAAGAAGCGAATGGGATAACAAGCAGCAAGCGTTTGACTACTTTCACCAGCGAGGCATGTTTAAAGGTTGGGAAGACGCCTGTCTGTGGTCTTATATCAATCATGCACTTAAAGAAACCTCCAATGGGCTAAAGCTCAAGTGCCCTCCGCGTAGAGAATCTGCGATATTTGCGTCATTTCCAAAACGTTTATGGTCTTCATTAGACCGGCTTGCAACACCAACACAACTATACTACGGCGAGCGGAGTTATCCTTTTGTTTTGAAGTCTGCGGATGTGTTGCACGACACGAACAAATTTGTGACGAGTGAAGCTGTGCCGGGCAGGCATTGTTTTATGCAAGAGCAGCCGAAACAAACGGCTGATAGAATATTGGCGTTTTTGTCTAAATCACTAGACTAATTATGAAAGAGCCCGTTGAACACAGTTGCTCAACGGGTTGACTCCTGCTATTTGACGATACTGGCAGAGAGTATTTTAGAACGCACCTGATAGCCCTCTGTTAGCGTCTCCACAACGGGGTCGTTAACAAGCCGGCTTCTAGTTCTAGGTTTTATATTCTGTTTGATGCTCCAGCGCTTGGTGCTCACTGTCTGGCCTGCCGGGTTTACTACAGTTGACTCGATTTCTACTTCAATGACGGATATTTCACTGTGATTTTCCGCATAGGCTTGAAGGGCTCTATTTTTCCCTAGCTTATGCTTAATCTTGATATATTTCTCCGGGTTGTTGGGCAGTTCGAGTTTAGCGAGCTTGATTCTCGCACTTTTTCCGTTGTCACCTTGAGCCTGCGCGGCTTGTTCAAAGTGGCGTATTGCATCTCGTTGATTGCCCTGAAGTTGCGCAATATTACCCAAACCAAGTGCTGCCACAGAGGTCGGAAGCAGTTGCGCACTGCGGGAAAAGTCTTTCTTGGCCTGTTCATAGTTCCCTAGTTTTTCGTTTGATATGCCCTTCTTCAGGTAGCTTGAGAACTGCTCTGGGAACAGTGAGACGGATTTCTCATACTGTTTTACTGCTAAACTGTCTTTGCCCTGAGCGCTGTATATGTCGCCTTTTGTGGCATAGAAAAGCGCTTCATTAGGCTCTGACTTAATCGCTTTGTTAATTTCAGTCATGGCCGAAGAAAAATCCTTTTTGGCAATCAGTGCGGCGGCTTTGTCTTGTGAGCGGTAGGCGTCAGTTTTGCTCAGAAGGTATTTCATATGCTTTTGAAATTCAGCTTTACCACGGTAGTTTCCGGTAGACGCAAAGCGAGACACATGATCCTGGTTTGCTTCTACTCTACTTGGAGACGGAGGGTGGGAAGCAAACAGGCCTTGCAGCCAATTTGACTGCTGGTTTTTCGACATTTCGACAAATAGCTGCTGGAGTTCTACGGCGGCATTTAAATCATAGCCTGCTTTGGCCATATATTTCATGCCGTACTTATCTGATTCCAGTTCATGCTCCTGGCTGTATTGCGCCATGGTTAAGCTAGCGCCCATGGTTGCACCGCCAATAATCAGGTCTTTGTAGTCTGTACCTTCCACGGCCATACCTAGCCCCATCATGCCGTATTGCACGATCATTCCTTGCTGGATGCGCTGCGCGCTATGGCGGGCCGCAGCATGAACAATTTCATGGCTTAGCACGGCGGCCAATTGTGCTTCATCTTTCAGCTTTACCAGTAAGCCCCTGTTTAGCGCAATCTTTCCAGATGGTAGTGCCCAGGCATTGGGTACGGAATTATTAAGTATCACAAACTCGTAGGGTAGGTCGGGACGGTCACTCACTGCAGCGAGCTTTTTGCCAACACTGGCCACATATAGCGTTAGCTCTGGGTCAAGGTAATACAAGCCCCCCTGTGACTGCTGTGCTGGCTTGTACTGAGATTGCCCGATCTGGGCGTCCTGGCTCTCAGGAACAAACATCAACTGCTGCTCACCTGTAACCGGGTTTACGGCACAACCCACTGACAAAGCAGCTAATAATAGTACGGTAAAAAGTCTTAGCATTGTTATCCCTAATTTACTGTGAATTCATTGGTCACCATATGGTGTGATGAGCATTGTGATATCAGGGCTATTTTGACCAATTTTAAGATGGGTCTGCAATAGGCTCATGACTATATTGTTTCCTAAACGTTTACTTAGCAGACTAAATCGAGGTTAAAGAAATACTGTTTCGTTGAAAGTCACTCTCGTGAGGGCTATAGTGCCACCCAAATACCTAACAACTCAATCGACCGGAAATGGTAGATTGGGAATGGCTGATTATGGTATCTGTATTTTTCAAACGTATAAATCTTCGCTATTTATAAGCAGGAATGATGTTTCCAGATTATCTATTTGATATAGCCGCCATCGGCTGGTTTGCTGTGCTTTGGTCAGGGTATGGTTATTACGCTGACTATCGTGGTAAGAAAAGGCCTACCTTATCCAGTACCCTTGACCTTTACCGTGGGGACTGGATGAGGCGCGTGCTGATGCGAGAGAACCGTATTGCAGATGCCTCAGTGTTAGGAAACCTTGAGCGGAATGGTGCTTTTTTTGCCTCAAGCAGCCTGCTTATTATGGCAGGTATTTTAACCGCAATCGGTTATGCCGATCAGGCGATGGCTGTTTTTCAAGACTTGCCCGTGGTTGCGACTGATGGGCGCACAATGTGGGAACTTAAGCTAGCGACGTTGCTGGTGGTCTTTATCTACTCGTTTTTTAAATTCACATGGTCGATGAGACAGTACAACTTTTGCTCTGTATTGGTAGGGAGTGCTCCATTGGCTAATGAGGAAAAAGTGAGCCCGGCCGCGCGTAAAGCATTCGCAAACAGTGCAGCCGAAGTTGCCAATTTAGCTGGCGACACGTTCAATCTTGGGCTGAGATCATACTACTATGCGCTTGCTGTACTGGCATGGTTTATCCATCCAGCTGCATTTATGGTGGCGTCAACTGCGGTGGTCGTTATTTTATACCAGCGGGAGTTCCGTTCTGAAGCGCTACAGGTTTTACGGGCAGGCAAAGATTTTGATTAGTAGAAACTGACTTCATCGTAAATCGGGTGCGGGGCACCCTCGTGCGAGTATCTTGTTAATTGTAAATCGGGCGCGGGGCACCCTCGTACAAGGATCAAGAGCTTCTACCGATAAATACGACGACTAAAATATTGAATATGAGATGTAATATTTTATGAAAAATGATCCTGTTTTATTAGGTAAGGTAGAGCGTTTTGTTGGCTCACTCGCCCAGTGTGGAGAGCTTGGTATTAAACCGGTATTTGCTGCTCCAAATGAGCTGATCTTGGAATTGCCGTATTCCAAAGCCATTATTGGCAACCCGGATACGGGGGTTATTCATGGCGGAGCCATTACCACACTAATGGATACCAGTTCGGGGTCTGTTGTTATTTGCGGGCTGGAAGAGTTTGAACTGTGTCCAACGCTCGACCTTCGTGTTGACTATATGCACGCTGCAGAACCGGGTAAACCGGTATTTGCAAAGGCAACCTGCTACAAAATCACCCGCAATATTATATTTACTCGCTGCTTGGCGTATCAGGAGACCGATGAAGAGCCGGTTGCCCAGTGCGTTGCAACATTTATGAGAATAGGCGCAGAAGCAACCCCTTTGCCATTTAGACAGATGATTATGGGGGAAGAAATAGTTGATGGCTTGAGCAAAGAGGGG
Proteins encoded in this window:
- a CDS encoding DKNYY domain-containing protein produces the protein MLHEKIPSQSSPRRGSDDYWDRGDAIVCAGETVKGAHLPSFRYFENGFARDRKNCYCMGRKLRGAISDSLKVLNYCYVTDGQGVWTLGGQIKDADAESLMVCDDGYKQLSGGGKVPFGYAKDKNCVYYFNFQGKPKKLAKANPDTFMSLNDGLFGKDDKSVFFGSFRLVGAKLDSWVKLDGHYSKDQKKVFSGNRVVKNAIIDTFEVDPLFNFLAKDHVHFYRNDNEISEADYVRIKSRT
- a CDS encoding IS110 family transposase — translated: MKFYTKQHKFHCGIDLHTKMMFVCILDQKANILIHKNIPTDAQTFLDLIQPYREDLVVGVECIFSWYWIADVCHQQGIKFILGHALYMKCIHGGKTKNDKIDSEKIARIMLGKNFPMAYVYPPEARPIRDLMRRRCYLVHLKGEVQAHISITNYQYNLPPFEKQISKKGNRLHIIERFKDPAVRMNVETDIGTMDILQEKIVAIERFIVKHAKQYDPRAFYRLQTVPGIGLVLALTILYEIQDIHRFPTVQDFCSYSRLVKCAKESAGKNYGYSGGKIGNAHLKWAFSEAAVLLIRESPQAKKFIEKNSRKHGKGKAISMLAHKLGRAVYFILKRNDAFDIKYFFNA
- a CDS encoding acyl-CoA thioesterase produces the protein MLTTTIQPRFNDTDALGHISNTSFPVWFEEARTALFEIFHPSLDIETWPLILAKTEIDFLAQTYWGSEVKITTYIGKLGSSSCHIIQEARQKEKLVARGLAILIYFDYETNKSVSIPQDIREKLSQHLVKK
- a CDS encoding alpha/beta fold hydrolase, with the protein product MLNQLNQWEYKTSAGFTVRGFHTEVTGKPVIHFVHGNGYCGLVYEEMLRPLTEHYDIFISDIQGHGDSDIGGHFRGWNRNAELCAEVWQHYRQTLWSDVQSVAMGHSFGGVISTLMMVNNPSLFDQGVLLDPVFLNKTLMRFVVLSEPFGLLKFSSLARRAKSRRSEWDNKQQAFDYFHQRGMFKGWEDACLWSYINHALKETSNGLKLKCPPRRESAIFASFPKRLWSSLDRLATPTQLYYGERSYPFVLKSADVLHDTNKFVTSEAVPGRHCFMQEQPKQTADRILAFLSKSLD
- a CDS encoding M48 family metalloprotease gives rise to the protein MLRLFTVLLLAALSVGCAVNPVTGEQQLMFVPESQDAQIGQSQYKPAQQSQGGLYYLDPELTLYVASVGKKLAAVSDRPDLPYEFVILNNSVPNAWALPSGKIALNRGLLVKLKDEAQLAAVLSHEIVHAAARHSAQRIQQGMIVQYGMMGLGMAVEGTDYKDLIIGGATMGASLTMAQYSQEHELESDKYGMKYMAKAGYDLNAAVELQQLFVEMSKNQQSNWLQGLFASHPPSPSRVEANQDHVSRFASTGNYRGKAEFQKHMKYLLSKTDAYRSQDKAAALIAKKDFSSAMTEINKAIKSEPNEALFYATKGDIYSAQGKDSLAVKQYEKSVSLFPEQFSSYLKKGISNEKLGNYEQAKKDFSRSAQLLPTSVAALGLGNIAQLQGNQRDAIRHFEQAAQAQGDNGKSARIKLAKLELPNNPEKYIKIKHKLGKNRALQAYAENHSEISVIEVEIESTVVNPAGQTVSTKRWSIKQNIKPRTRSRLVNDPVVETLTEGYQVRSKILSASIVK
- a CDS encoding DUF599 domain-containing protein, with translation MMFPDYLFDIAAIGWFAVLWSGYGYYADYRGKKRPTLSSTLDLYRGDWMRRVLMRENRIADASVLGNLERNGAFFASSSLLIMAGILTAIGYADQAMAVFQDLPVVATDGRTMWELKLATLLVVFIYSFFKFTWSMRQYNFCSVLVGSAPLANEEKVSPAARKAFANSAAEVANLAGDTFNLGLRSYYYALAVLAWFIHPAAFMVASTAVVVILYQREFRSEALQVLRAGKDFD
- a CDS encoding PaaI family thioesterase, which translates into the protein MKNDPVLLGKVERFVGSLAQCGELGIKPVFAAPNELILELPYSKAIIGNPDTGVIHGGAITTLMDTSSGSVVICGLEEFELCPTLDLRVDYMHAAEPGKPVFAKATCYKITRNIIFTRCLAYQETDEEPVAQCVATFMRIGAEATPLPFRQMIMGEEIVDGLSKEGSV